From Tachypleus tridentatus isolate NWPU-2018 chromosome 8, ASM421037v1, whole genome shotgun sequence, a single genomic window includes:
- the LOC143224175 gene encoding protein chibby homolog 1-like, producing MPLLGNKFSPKRTTPRKLSSLTNITSDLDPVYIQEELGLNYGPIKLHLGNQLVKFENGQWITDSKTSKTSLKEIEELKQQNKQLIEENNFLKYKLEIMLDLLTEKALEFHLQENEMEKSRKKIHRTK from the exons ATGCCTCTTCTTGGAAATAAATTTTCTCCAAAAAGGACAACTCCACGAAAATTATCATCTCTCACTAATATTACCAGTGATTTAGATCCTGTATACATCCAAGAAGAATTGGGTCTTAACTATGGACCAATTAAACTACACCTTGGAAATCAGTTGGTTAAATTTGAAAATGGCCAATGGATCACAG aCTCAAAAACGTCAAAGACATCATTAAAAGAAATAGAAGaattgaaacaacaaaacaaacagctgATTGAAGAAAACAATTTCCTGAAGTATAAATTAGAGATTATGTTAGACCTG CTCACTGAGAAAGCACTTGAATTTCATCTGCAGGAGAATGAAATGGAAAAGTCAAGAAAAAAGATTCACAGAACAAAGTAA